A genomic stretch from Planctomycetaceae bacterium includes:
- the cpaB gene encoding Flp pilus assembly protein CpaB, which yields MKLTPWMLTVAAFLMIALLAVGFIFKKLTAREVIAEAKEDRRTLPMATTDIAPGTLITRQHLANGPWQTGDLAPDTFLNQDSIVGRIAKEAITAATPLRGSQFYAPGDHPDLDIADGMRAVTVNVGDDTAMVNGLIKPGQYVDVHMTVDSTGFQRSSDPRRNGADQNAMTMTLFEGVRVVAINRSYTQSAVERGHNVTLELDKKQSQIMLLASQKGQIDLTFNPHGPGHNGVDVQSDEDRVTLKQLLGMVEEEEQEKPFVTEHYRGGGRGAYYWDKDGKRLGQNGNTDDMDLDVTPLHNNNNGSDWTTGVDRKSTGSVQTASSSSL from the coding sequence GTGAAACTTACGCCGTGGATGCTGACTGTTGCCGCTTTTCTGATGATCGCCCTTCTGGCTGTGGGCTTCATCTTCAAGAAACTGACGGCCCGAGAAGTAATCGCTGAAGCCAAAGAAGATCGCCGCACTCTTCCGATGGCGACCACTGACATTGCGCCCGGGACGCTGATCACCCGACAACACCTCGCAAACGGCCCCTGGCAGACGGGCGATCTGGCTCCCGATACCTTCCTGAACCAGGATTCGATTGTCGGCCGAATTGCGAAAGAGGCAATCACAGCAGCAACGCCGCTGCGAGGTTCTCAGTTCTATGCTCCCGGCGATCATCCGGATCTGGATATCGCGGACGGCATGCGGGCTGTAACCGTCAATGTCGGCGACGACACCGCAATGGTCAACGGGCTGATTAAGCCGGGCCAGTACGTCGACGTTCACATGACAGTCGATTCCACCGGTTTCCAGCGATCATCGGATCCCCGAAGAAATGGTGCCGATCAGAATGCAATGACAATGACGTTGTTCGAGGGCGTTCGGGTGGTTGCGATCAACCGCAGCTACACGCAGAGCGCTGTTGAGCGCGGTCATAACGTCACCCTGGAACTGGATAAGAAGCAGTCACAGATCATGCTGCTGGCGAGCCAGAAAGGACAAATCGATCTGACATTCAACCCGCACGGTCCTGGTCACAATGGCGTCGACGTCCAGTCGGATGAAGATCGAGTGACACTGAAACAGTTGCTGGGCATGGTCGAAGAAGAAGAGCAGGAAAAGCCTTTTGTTACCGAGCATTACCGCGGTGGCGGGCGTGGGGCTTACTACTGGGATAAGGATGGAAAAAGGCTTGGCCAGAACGGAAATACCGATGACATGGATCTGGATGTTACGCCGCTGCACAATAACAACAATGGAAGTGACTGGACGACTGGCGTCGACCGCAAATCCACTGGCTCCGTTCAAACAGCATCCAGTTCTTCGCTCTGA
- a CDS encoding pilus assembly protein, with amino-acid sequence MRAVAKTLILRHTISRSDMKPPILPKRESGRLHGISVEQEMKIVDRQRRSSAFARQQARKEVQMSPGPYISPERGANRRGAILSMELVLVLPIFLLLVFAIVEFSMLMSARTRIGDAARQGSRMLCLTGQQPDHIRDHVTRMLGPKLASGCQIEVIPAPYAGGIGNVHIRLPMNNAAPDLLWLTGFSVKGRFIEADAPMVMEQQVASEQIERF; translated from the coding sequence ATGCGGGCAGTCGCCAAAACACTGATCCTCCGGCACACAATCAGCCGAAGCGATATGAAGCCGCCGATTCTGCCGAAACGCGAATCCGGGCGGCTTCATGGCATTTCGGTGGAGCAGGAAATGAAGATCGTGGATCGACAACGCAGGAGCAGTGCATTTGCCCGACAGCAAGCGCGCAAAGAGGTGCAGATGTCGCCCGGTCCGTACATTTCTCCGGAACGGGGAGCCAATCGACGGGGCGCGATTCTGTCGATGGAACTCGTCCTGGTGCTGCCAATCTTCCTTCTGCTCGTGTTTGCAATTGTTGAATTCTCAATGCTGATGTCGGCACGCACTCGCATCGGTGATGCGGCTCGTCAGGGTTCACGCATGCTGTGCCTCACTGGCCAGCAGCCCGATCACATCAGGGATCATGTCACAAGAATGCTGGGCCCGAAACTGGCCTCGGGCTGCCAGATTGAGGTTATTCCTGCACCGTACGCTGGGGGCATTGGGAACGTTCACATCAGGCTTCCTATGAATAACGCTGCGCCGGACTTGTTATGGTTAACAGGATTTAGTGTCAAAGGCCGCTTCATCGAAGCTGATGCTCCAATGGTTATGGAACAACAGGTTGCTTCAGAGCAAATAGAACGGTTCTGA
- a CDS encoding A24 family peptidase codes for MFELSTSQSVFLAAVVIYTTIAAISDYRFRKIPNKLTVPMCVAGLVYQIGFFGLAGLQTALLGFLVGFGILFALWMIGSAGGGDVKLMGGLSVWLGASLSLKVLFTSLLFVAIGTMVMMLGSIAQQGFRKTRTQYLKNTNEKKSGETLEQKSKRRVMAFAMPVAFATWSVLALFRNQW; via the coding sequence ATGTTTGAATTGTCGACATCTCAATCAGTCTTCCTGGCAGCCGTTGTGATCTACACCACAATCGCAGCGATCAGCGACTACCGGTTCCGGAAGATTCCTAACAAGCTGACAGTGCCCATGTGCGTCGCAGGGTTAGTCTACCAGATTGGCTTCTTTGGGCTGGCTGGCCTGCAAACAGCTTTGCTGGGATTTCTTGTAGGTTTCGGGATTCTCTTCGCATTGTGGATGATTGGATCCGCCGGAGGTGGCGACGTTAAGCTGATGGGCGGTCTGAGTGTGTGGCTGGGCGCGAGCCTTTCATTGAAAGTCCTCTTCACAAGTCTGCTGTTTGTGGCGATTGGCACGATGGTGATGATGCTCGGCAGTATTGCCCAACAGGGGTTCCGAAAAACCAGGACTCAATACCTGAAGAACACGAACGAAAAGAAGTCGGGAGAGACGCTGGAGCAAAAATCGAAGCGTCGGGTCATGGCATTTGCAATGCCTGTGGCGTTTGCGACGTGGAGCGTGTTAGCGTTGTTTCGGAATCAATGGTGA
- a CDS encoding DUF2721 domain-containing protein gives MESNPFAVLSLIVAPAILTNASSVLIMSTSNRLARGVDRARELSRQLEATDDLSTNEAQRRLRELTAAERRTLLLLRSLRSFYVALGAFAFAALVSLVGAVSVPLQLQVLVVPLELAGVTAGVVAVASLVSGSALLLRETRIAVQIVNERAATIRERFGTAEIVSRTK, from the coding sequence ATGGAATCCAATCCCTTTGCAGTGTTGTCATTGATCGTGGCTCCGGCCATTCTGACCAATGCATCGTCCGTATTGATCATGAGTACCAGCAATCGTCTGGCACGCGGGGTCGACCGCGCAAGAGAATTGTCCAGGCAGCTCGAAGCGACAGATGACCTCAGTACAAACGAAGCCCAGAGGCGACTACGGGAATTGACAGCGGCCGAACGCCGTACCCTGCTGCTGTTGCGTTCGCTCCGAAGCTTCTATGTGGCATTGGGGGCATTCGCATTTGCCGCTCTGGTTTCTCTGGTCGGAGCGGTATCGGTGCCACTGCAATTACAGGTGCTGGTTGTGCCCCTGGAGTTGGCGGGGGTGACCGCGGGTGTCGTCGCGGTGGCGTCGCTGGTATCTGGTTCAGCACTTCTCCTGAGAGAAACCAGAATCGCGGTTCAGATTGTGAACGAACGAGCGGCGACGATTCGTGAACGATTCGGAACGGCGGAGATCGTCTCCAGAACCAAATAA
- a CDS encoding DUF1552 domain-containing protein yields the protein MTRFRTHRQDRRSFLGGIGVSIALPALVSLKTRSLLAAPTHENPLAVTSTGAPLRMAFMSIPNGVQQDHWFPTDDFQLNTTMMPLESLKSHFQVISGLDHENATPGRDGAGDHARASATFLTGARARKTAGSDIHVGVSVDQFAAQRAGQLTRFPSLELSSDVIRNSGGCDSGYACAYQYNLAWSSPTTPVTPEANPRFVFERLFGAGEGEERRRNFELRQKTQRSILDFVLDEAADVQQTLGVNDRQKFDEYLTVVRELEKRLQAAEMHGSIPMVQQATPNGIPADFAAYIDLMFDMMVLAFQTDTTRISTLLLAYDGSNRTFPQLGIPEGHHHLTHNQRDPQLAQKVATIDQFYISRFARFLQRMNETSDVDGNSLLHNSMVVYGGAIADGNRHSHDNLPVILAGHGGGAIQTGRYLNADSQPMANLYVHMLNRFGIPTTEFGDSSGELKLA from the coding sequence ATGACCAGGTTTCGAACCCATCGTCAGGATCGTCGCAGTTTCCTGGGAGGCATTGGCGTCTCCATCGCCTTGCCCGCTCTGGTGTCATTAAAGACCAGGTCGTTGCTGGCAGCGCCCACACATGAAAACCCGCTTGCAGTTACGTCCACCGGCGCCCCTTTGCGCATGGCTTTCATGTCGATTCCTAACGGTGTTCAGCAGGACCATTGGTTTCCAACGGATGACTTTCAGCTGAACACTACCATGATGCCGCTGGAATCGCTCAAGTCGCACTTTCAGGTCATCAGTGGACTCGATCATGAAAACGCGACCCCCGGGCGAGACGGCGCTGGTGATCATGCGCGTGCCAGCGCCACTTTTCTCACGGGCGCCCGCGCACGAAAGACGGCGGGAAGCGACATACACGTTGGAGTCAGTGTCGATCAGTTTGCCGCGCAAAGGGCAGGGCAGCTGACTCGATTTCCATCACTTGAATTGTCGTCTGACGTTATCCGCAATTCAGGTGGCTGTGATTCCGGCTATGCCTGCGCCTACCAATACAATCTGGCCTGGAGTTCGCCCACGACACCCGTGACACCCGAGGCAAATCCGCGTTTTGTCTTCGAACGCCTTTTTGGTGCCGGTGAAGGGGAAGAACGACGACGCAATTTCGAGCTCCGACAAAAGACGCAGCGAAGCATACTGGATTTTGTTCTGGACGAAGCGGCTGATGTCCAGCAGACACTTGGCGTAAATGATCGACAAAAGTTTGATGAATACCTGACGGTCGTGCGAGAGCTGGAAAAGCGTCTCCAGGCTGCAGAAATGCACGGCAGCATTCCGATGGTGCAGCAGGCGACACCGAATGGCATCCCCGCCGACTTCGCGGCCTACATCGATCTGATGTTCGACATGATGGTGCTGGCGTTCCAGACGGATACAACCCGAATTTCCACCCTGCTGCTGGCGTATGATGGAAGTAACCGCACTTTTCCGCAACTGGGGATCCCGGAAGGCCATCATCACCTCACACATAACCAACGGGATCCACAGCTGGCGCAGAAAGTGGCGACAATCGATCAGTTTTACATCAGTCGATTCGCACGGTTTCTTCAGCGAATGAATGAAACAAGTGACGTCGACGGAAATTCACTGCTGCACAACTCAATGGTTGTGTACGGCGGAGCGATTGCAGACGGCAATCGACATTCGCATGACAATCTGCCTGTTATCCTGGCAGGCCACGGTGGCGGTGCCATCCAGACAGGCCGCTACCTGAACGCAGATTCTCAGCCGATGGCGAATCTGTATGTGCATATGCTGAATCGCTTTGGTATCCCGACAACGGAATTCGGGGATTCCAGCGGTGAATTGAAACTCGCGTAG
- a CDS encoding DUF1592 domain-containing protein has protein sequence MTQERPPAVSVFYRTSTGANVLIPCKNNKSTSNRMFASPAAVLVWIGIVLCPGGQAVVSASPVIADDYQAQIRPLLQKYCFECHGNDAAEGNLSLEEFSSDSEAASQPEAWWNVLRNVRAQVMPPVGSEKPTTDEIRLLTDWIKQTAFQIDLANPDPGRRTVRRLNREEYGNTVSDLMGIRFNAAILFPPDDSGFGFDNVGDALSFSPLLMEKYLKAAQQIVAEAVPTQTWVLPSKKLNGREFRDKDRNFDGHGLSGKQPAHVERTITITEPGRYIIDTAVRLNGTFEFDSARYQVVFRVDDRELSRREYAWDENKLHTDHFEETWDEGDRVLSYEIIPLKAEESPDDVEQNRSGNVWFDVETVRIEGPQDTPERVHPENYLRFFTRDQPPAAVYPGARREYAREIIGRFTQRAFRSRIESETVDRLVGIAEESWLQPESTFESGIAQAMVAALASPRFLFRLENPMEEQKDQPVAMIDEPGLASRLSYFLWSTMPDRELVELAEQQQLRSALRPQVERMMSDSRAREFIRNFVGQWLRMRDVRQTTVDPVVVLGFQEEYEQLLSEFRSRRSRGFNRELTPEEEKARSRFREIRNAVDQFDDELRRAMQQETEMCVEYIAKNDGSLPDLLDSNYTFVNEKLARHYGLPDVQGNEMRRVLLPEDSPRGGIVSHASMLLLTSNPTRTSPVKRGLYVLDNLLGTPSPPAPPNVPALESAADRFGDHKPSLRELLSAHREDALCSSCHSRMDPLGLALENFDALGRWREEESTGEIDASGRLITGEEFQDVRELKRILREFHAEDFYRCVSQKMLTFAIGRGLDYTDEETVDQIVARLKANNGRFSELVFGVIESAPFQKMRNSRPEKVSRL, from the coding sequence ATGACCCAGGAACGTCCGCCAGCTGTTTCAGTTTTTTATCGAACCTCCACCGGGGCCAATGTCTTGATTCCCTGCAAGAACAACAAATCGACCAGCAACAGGATGTTTGCAAGTCCCGCCGCAGTTCTGGTCTGGATTGGCATCGTACTTTGCCCTGGCGGGCAGGCAGTTGTTTCGGCAAGCCCCGTCATTGCTGACGATTATCAGGCACAAATCCGGCCGCTTCTTCAGAAATACTGTTTTGAATGCCACGGAAATGACGCAGCAGAAGGCAATCTGTCACTGGAAGAATTCTCTTCAGATTCAGAAGCCGCGTCTCAACCGGAAGCGTGGTGGAATGTCCTTAGAAATGTTCGCGCTCAGGTCATGCCACCTGTTGGAAGTGAGAAGCCGACGACCGATGAAATTCGGTTGTTGACGGACTGGATTAAGCAAACGGCATTTCAAATTGATTTGGCGAATCCGGATCCTGGCAGGCGAACGGTTCGACGACTTAACCGAGAAGAATATGGCAACACAGTTTCAGATTTGATGGGAATTCGCTTCAACGCGGCCATTCTTTTTCCGCCCGATGATTCGGGGTTTGGGTTCGATAATGTCGGCGACGCGCTCAGCTTCTCACCACTGCTGATGGAAAAATATCTCAAGGCCGCTCAGCAGATCGTGGCAGAAGCGGTTCCAACCCAAACGTGGGTCCTGCCCTCAAAAAAACTGAATGGACGCGAATTTCGGGACAAGGATCGCAATTTCGACGGACACGGATTGTCCGGTAAACAACCCGCTCACGTGGAACGTACAATCACGATCACCGAACCCGGTCGCTACATCATCGACACGGCAGTCAGACTCAACGGCACATTTGAATTCGATTCCGCACGTTACCAGGTCGTTTTCCGCGTCGACGATCGGGAACTGAGCCGACGCGAATATGCCTGGGATGAAAACAAACTGCATACCGATCATTTTGAGGAAACGTGGGACGAAGGAGACCGCGTGCTCAGTTATGAAATCATTCCGCTGAAAGCAGAAGAATCTCCTGACGACGTCGAACAAAATCGATCAGGCAACGTTTGGTTTGACGTCGAAACGGTGCGAATCGAGGGGCCGCAGGATACGCCTGAGCGCGTTCACCCGGAGAACTACCTGCGGTTCTTCACCCGAGATCAGCCGCCCGCGGCAGTCTACCCGGGAGCCCGCCGTGAGTATGCCCGTGAGATCATTGGTCGTTTCACTCAACGTGCATTCCGGAGTCGAATTGAATCAGAAACCGTGGATCGGCTTGTGGGTATTGCCGAAGAATCGTGGTTGCAACCGGAATCCACGTTTGAGTCGGGAATTGCACAGGCCATGGTCGCAGCACTTGCATCGCCTCGCTTCCTGTTCCGTCTGGAGAACCCCATGGAAGAACAGAAAGATCAACCGGTGGCGATGATCGATGAACCGGGACTTGCCTCCCGGCTATCCTATTTCCTCTGGTCGACAATGCCTGATCGCGAGCTTGTGGAGTTGGCGGAACAGCAACAACTCCGAAGTGCACTTCGCCCGCAGGTCGAAAGGATGATGAGCGATTCGCGGGCTCGCGAATTTATCCGCAATTTCGTCGGTCAGTGGCTTCGAATGCGCGATGTCCGCCAGACAACTGTCGATCCGGTTGTCGTCCTTGGGTTTCAGGAAGAATACGAACAGCTGCTGTCGGAGTTCCGCAGCCGACGTTCAAGGGGATTCAATCGAGAACTCACTCCCGAAGAAGAAAAAGCCAGGAGTCGCTTCCGAGAGATTCGAAATGCTGTGGATCAGTTCGATGATGAACTAAGACGCGCCATGCAGCAGGAAACGGAAATGTGCGTCGAATACATCGCGAAGAATGACGGCAGCCTGCCGGATCTGCTTGACAGCAACTACACATTCGTAAACGAAAAACTGGCTCGACACTACGGCCTTCCGGATGTCCAGGGCAACGAGATGCGAAGGGTTCTTTTGCCTGAAGACAGCCCTCGAGGCGGGATTGTCAGTCACGCGTCAATGCTTCTGCTCACATCGAACCCAACGCGTACGTCACCAGTCAAACGCGGGTTGTACGTGCTGGACAATTTGCTGGGAACACCATCTCCCCCCGCGCCACCCAACGTGCCGGCGCTGGAATCAGCAGCCGATCGATTTGGCGATCACAAACCCAGTTTAAGGGAACTACTGTCGGCTCATCGAGAAGACGCGTTGTGTTCTTCGTGCCATTCGCGAATGGACCCTCTGGGACTTGCCCTTGAGAATTTTGATGCACTCGGGCGATGGCGAGAGGAAGAAAGCACAGGTGAAATTGACGCTTCAGGACGATTGATTACTGGTGAAGAATTTCAGGATGTGCGAGAACTGAAACGTATTCTCCGGGAGTTTCACGCAGAAGATTTCTACCGTTGTGTCAGCCAGAAAATGCTGACATTCGCAATTGGCCGCGGTCTGGACTACACCGATGAAGAGACAGTCGACCAGATTGTTGCACGTCTGAAGGCGAACAATGGCAGATTCAGCGAACTGGTCTTTGGCGTCATCGAATCGGCCCCCTTTCAAAAAATGCGAAACAGTCGTCCGGAAAAAGTGAGCAGACTATGA
- a CDS encoding PSD1 and planctomycete cytochrome C domain-containing protein, with product MTNAIVVHATNCSSFRIVRSRHRSKQLSSLLCSALIVLLSGSTAVGEDRSDYVTRIKPILQEKCYSCHGAIRQEGGLRLETRDLMLKGGDSGAVFTIEMPADSLILERVTTDDSDLRMPPEGEGSPLTKSQVELLSRWISDGAVAPHEEIPASPNQHWAFQPVVRPALPTVAVAESPPAVDPPGLSSEANPIDAFIAAGYAKHGLRPVERADQSMLMRRVYLDLTGLPPTYEQQKDFVNDKSPGAYERLVDQLLASPQYGERWGRHWMDIWRYTDWYGLGAQLRNSQKHIWHWRDWIVESLNADKGYDQMVLEMLAADELYPTDADKLRGTGFLARHYYLFNRTTWLDDTIEHTSKAFLGLTMNCVKCHAHKYDPIAHEDYYALRAFFEPYQVRLDAVPGQTNLEADGLPRIFDAHPEAQTFLHLRGDEKNIDKSQVIQPGLPAILTSAPLHIEPVELPPVAVNPALQEFVLEDSLEDAQQAIAKAREAVVRAQKQLATLQQLKTTPANAGADEESDDFIVDDFDSIREDDWQLGAGSWSVAGGKLIQTQTGASRAFLRTRHHHPADFIASIRFTTTGGDKWKSVGLAFDVTGTTPGGTTENANEKMIYLSAVEGGSKLQVSYKKDGQQVYPPKAAKALPVSLNTPYEMTIAIRGGLVNVLLNGEHRIAYQLPVPREDGVMDLVAFDAAVAFDSISVRRLPMDYSLIPASNDAQPDLPLTIEAAEKSLQVARLSLAAAELRPDAVRTAFDADRAKSGLPPAASMDVEESKAAIARAAVAARRYELAQAELSMAQAEQKPDDSKAMTAARDHLARARKAVDEPGEDYTSLTASKKALEGPDEKEESRRQPYPSTSTGRRTALARWMIDRRNPLTARVAVNHIWLRHFGQPLVETETDFGLRARQPVQHELLDWLAAELMENHWSMKHIHRLIVTSRTWQLSTSTLGSDDATMSTDRENAYYWRRNPVRMESQVIRDSLLQLAGALDLTMGGPSLDANSKSNVYRRSLYFKHSRDDQNEFLAMFDDADILRCYRRSESVVPQQALALANSELSLRMARTIAANMARDGQIETDEEFVRAVFRRILCREPSEEEQAACIEAMSETRGILTGIAADQTTQRVRENLTHALINHNDFITIR from the coding sequence ATGACAAATGCTATCGTCGTTCACGCAACGAATTGCTCATCGTTCCGGATTGTCCGATCCCGCCACCGCAGTAAGCAGCTTTCATCGCTGCTTTGTTCTGCGCTGATCGTGCTTCTGTCTGGTTCAACCGCGGTCGGCGAAGATCGTTCCGACTATGTTACCCGGATCAAGCCGATTCTGCAGGAAAAGTGTTATTCCTGCCACGGAGCGATTCGGCAGGAGGGCGGTCTGCGACTGGAAACGCGTGACTTGATGCTGAAGGGAGGAGATTCGGGGGCTGTTTTCACCATAGAGATGCCTGCGGACAGTCTGATCCTTGAACGTGTGACAACCGATGATTCGGACCTGCGGATGCCTCCTGAGGGAGAAGGTTCGCCCCTGACAAAATCGCAGGTTGAGTTGTTGAGTCGGTGGATCAGCGATGGGGCTGTGGCGCCGCACGAAGAGATTCCGGCCAGTCCGAATCAGCACTGGGCATTTCAGCCTGTTGTCCGCCCTGCTCTTCCGACCGTGGCCGTTGCGGAATCTCCACCTGCCGTCGATCCGCCCGGACTGTCTTCAGAAGCAAATCCCATTGATGCCTTTATCGCAGCGGGATACGCAAAACATGGTTTGCGGCCTGTGGAGCGAGCTGACCAGTCAATGCTGATGCGCAGAGTCTACCTGGACCTGACTGGTCTGCCGCCGACTTACGAGCAGCAGAAGGATTTTGTGAATGATAAATCTCCCGGTGCCTACGAGCGGCTTGTGGACCAGCTACTAGCGAGTCCCCAGTATGGCGAACGCTGGGGACGGCACTGGATGGACATCTGGCGATACACTGACTGGTACGGACTGGGCGCACAGTTGCGTAACAGTCAGAAGCATATCTGGCACTGGCGTGACTGGATCGTTGAATCGTTGAACGCTGATAAAGGTTACGATCAGATGGTGCTTGAGATGCTGGCTGCGGATGAACTCTATCCGACGGATGCCGATAAGCTTCGAGGCACCGGATTTCTGGCTCGGCATTACTATCTGTTCAATCGAACGACCTGGCTGGACGACACCATTGAGCACACCAGCAAGGCGTTTCTCGGGTTGACCATGAACTGCGTGAAATGTCACGCCCATAAATACGATCCTATTGCTCACGAAGATTACTACGCACTGCGTGCGTTTTTTGAACCGTATCAGGTGCGACTGGATGCCGTGCCCGGTCAAACCAACCTGGAAGCGGATGGACTGCCGCGAATCTTTGATGCTCATCCAGAGGCCCAGACGTTTCTCCACCTGCGCGGCGACGAGAAGAACATCGATAAGTCTCAGGTGATTCAGCCTGGTCTGCCGGCTATTCTGACATCCGCGCCCTTGCACATCGAACCCGTCGAACTTCCTCCGGTTGCAGTCAACCCTGCACTGCAGGAATTTGTACTGGAAGATAGTCTGGAGGATGCACAGCAGGCGATTGCCAAAGCCAGGGAGGCAGTTGTAAGGGCACAGAAACAACTGGCAACGCTGCAGCAGTTGAAGACAACGCCTGCCAATGCTGGCGCAGATGAAGAATCAGATGACTTCATTGTCGATGATTTCGATTCTATTCGCGAAGACGACTGGCAGCTGGGCGCCGGATCGTGGTCCGTTGCCGGCGGCAAGCTGATTCAAACTCAAACCGGTGCTTCGCGGGCCTTCCTTCGGACTCGGCATCATCATCCCGCTGATTTCATCGCGTCAATCAGATTCACGACAACTGGAGGAGACAAGTGGAAGTCTGTCGGGCTGGCGTTTGATGTGACCGGTACGACACCGGGCGGAACGACCGAAAACGCCAACGAGAAAATGATCTACCTGAGCGCCGTGGAGGGAGGTTCAAAATTACAGGTCTCTTACAAGAAAGATGGTCAGCAGGTTTATCCCCCAAAGGCAGCGAAAGCCCTGCCTGTCAGCCTGAACACGCCCTACGAAATGACGATTGCGATCCGCGGAGGCCTGGTCAATGTGCTTTTGAATGGCGAACACAGGATTGCGTATCAGTTACCTGTCCCGCGTGAAGACGGTGTCATGGACCTTGTGGCCTTCGATGCCGCCGTGGCTTTTGATTCGATCAGTGTCCGCAGACTTCCCATGGACTACTCACTGATTCCTGCAAGCAATGATGCTCAGCCGGATTTGCCATTGACGATCGAAGCTGCAGAAAAGTCACTTCAGGTGGCCCGGCTTTCCCTTGCTGCCGCTGAACTGCGTCCGGACGCAGTTCGCACTGCATTTGATGCAGATCGTGCCAAATCTGGTTTGCCGCCGGCAGCTTCCATGGATGTGGAAGAATCAAAGGCGGCGATTGCGAGAGCGGCTGTTGCCGCGCGACGATACGAACTGGCTCAGGCGGAGCTCAGTATGGCTCAGGCGGAGCAGAAACCAGACGACAGCAAAGCAATGACGGCCGCAAGGGATCATCTCGCAAGAGCCAGGAAAGCGGTCGATGAGCCGGGCGAAGACTACACGTCGCTGACAGCCTCGAAGAAGGCGTTGGAAGGGCCCGATGAAAAGGAAGAATCCCGCCGACAACCGTATCCGTCAACCAGTACGGGGCGCCGCACGGCTTTGGCACGATGGATGATTGATCGAAGGAATCCTCTAACGGCCCGGGTCGCAGTCAACCACATCTGGCTGCGCCATTTCGGGCAGCCACTGGTCGAAACCGAAACCGATTTCGGATTGCGAGCAAGGCAGCCCGTGCAGCACGAACTACTGGACTGGCTGGCCGCTGAGTTGATGGAGAATCACTGGAGCATGAAGCACATCCATCGGCTGATTGTAACCTCGCGCACCTGGCAGCTCAGCACATCGACGCTGGGCAGCGATGATGCGACCATGTCGACGGATCGGGAGAATGCGTACTACTGGCGACGCAATCCCGTTCGAATGGAATCGCAGGTGATCCGCGACAGTCTGCTGCAACTCGCCGGTGCTCTCGACCTGACCATGGGGGGGCCGTCGCTGGATGCGAATTCAAAGTCAAATGTGTATCGCCGAAGTCTTTACTTCAAACATTCCCGGGACGATCAAAACGAATTCCTCGCCATGTTTGACGACGCGGATATTCTGCGATGTTACCGAAGGTCCGAAAGCGTAGTACCGCAACAGGCATTGGCACTGGCAAACAGTGAGCTGTCTCTGAGGATGGCCAGAACCATTGCCGCAAATATGGCTCGTGATGGTCAAATTGAAACGGATGAGGAATTTGTCAGAGCTGTATTTCGCCGAATTCTGTGCCGTGAACCATCTGAGGAAGAACAGGCTGCGTGCATCGAGGCCATGTCGGAGACCCGCGGAATCCTGACTGGTATCGCTGCTGATCAAACCACTCAGCGGGTGCGGGAGAATCTGACGCATGCACTGATTAACCACAACGATTTTATTACCATCAGATGA